One Pseudomonas sp. FP1742 genomic window carries:
- a CDS encoding DNA polymerase III subunit delta' — protein MAEAYPWQDSLWQQLAGRAQHAHAYLLHGPAGIGKRALAERLMASLLCQRPTAQDACGECKSCLLLKAGSHPDNYILEPEEADKAIKVDQVRDLVSFVVQTSQMGGRKVVLIEPVESMNINAANALLKSLEEPSGDTVLLLVSHQTSRLLPTIKSRCVQQACPLPSEAMSLAWLAKALPDCSEEERIELLTLAAGSPLAAVKLQAQGVREQRALVVEGVKKLLKQQQSPTQLAEEWKTIPMLLLFDWFCDWSSLILRYQLTQDEAGLGLADMRKVIQYLAQKATQDKVLNIQDWILAQRQKVMSKANLNPALLLEALLVQWVSLPTQK, from the coding sequence GTGGCTGAAGCCTATCCGTGGCAGGACAGTCTCTGGCAGCAATTGGCCGGTCGTGCCCAGCACGCTCACGCCTATTTGTTGCATGGCCCGGCCGGGATCGGCAAGCGTGCGCTGGCGGAGCGTTTGATGGCCAGTTTGTTGTGCCAGCGCCCCACCGCCCAGGACGCGTGCGGTGAGTGCAAATCCTGCCTGTTGCTGAAGGCCGGCAGCCACCCCGATAACTACATCCTGGAACCGGAAGAGGCGGACAAGGCGATCAAGGTCGATCAGGTTCGTGATCTGGTCAGCTTCGTGGTTCAGACCTCGCAGATGGGTGGTCGCAAAGTGGTGCTGATCGAGCCGGTCGAGTCGATGAACATCAACGCCGCCAACGCCTTGCTCAAAAGCCTTGAAGAGCCGTCCGGCGATACCGTATTGCTGTTGGTCAGCCACCAGACCAGTCGTCTGCTGCCGACCATCAAGAGCCGTTGCGTGCAACAGGCCTGCCCGTTGCCGAGCGAGGCCATGAGCCTGGCATGGCTGGCCAAGGCATTGCCGGACTGCTCGGAAGAAGAGCGCATTGAACTGTTGACCCTCGCCGCGGGCTCGCCATTGGCCGCGGTCAAATTGCAGGCTCAGGGCGTGCGTGAGCAACGGGCGCTGGTGGTCGAGGGTGTCAAGAAGTTGCTCAAGCAGCAGCAATCGCCGACGCAACTGGCCGAAGAGTGGAAAACCATTCCGATGTTGCTGCTGTTCGACTGGTTTTGCGACTGGTCGAGCCTGATCCTGCGTTATCAGTTGACTCAGGATGAAGCAGGGCTGGGGCTGGCGGACATGCGCAAGGTGATTCAATACCTGGCGCAGAAAGCCACTCAGGATAAAGTCCTGAATATCCAGGACTGGATTCTCGCCCAGCGGCAGAAAGTGATGAGCAAGGCCAACCTCAATCCGGCGCTGTTGCTGGAGGCGCTGTTGGTGCAATGGGTATCCTTGCCTACCCAGAAGTGA
- the tmk gene encoding dTMP kinase, with protein sequence MTGLFITLEGPEGAGKSTNREYLAERLRAAGIEVVLTREPGGTPLAERIRDVLLAPVDEVMNPDTELLLVFAARAQHLAGVIRPALARGAVVLCDRFTDSTYAYQGGGRGLSLERIATLETFVQGDLRPDLTLIFDLPVEVGLARASARGRLDRFELEGRTFFDAVRRAFLERAKADPARYVLVDAAQPLAQVQQSLDALLPRLLELTRG encoded by the coding sequence GTGACTGGCTTGTTTATTACCCTGGAAGGCCCGGAAGGCGCCGGCAAGAGCACCAATCGCGAATACCTGGCCGAGCGTTTGCGCGCCGCCGGGATCGAGGTGGTGTTGACCCGGGAGCCGGGCGGTACGCCTCTGGCCGAGCGGATCCGCGACGTGCTGTTGGCGCCGGTCGATGAGGTCATGAACCCCGATACCGAGCTGCTGTTGGTGTTCGCCGCGCGAGCCCAGCATCTGGCCGGGGTGATCCGTCCGGCACTGGCCCGTGGCGCAGTGGTTCTGTGCGATCGTTTTACTGATTCGACTTATGCCTATCAGGGCGGCGGGCGAGGTTTGTCGCTGGAGCGCATCGCGACCCTCGAAACGTTTGTCCAGGGTGATCTGCGCCCAGACCTGACGCTGATCTTCGATCTGCCGGTGGAAGTGGGCCTGGCCCGCGCCAGTGCCCGCGGTCGCCTGGACCGCTTCGAACTCGAAGGCCGCACGTTCTTCGATGCCGTGCGCCGTGCCTTCCTCGAGCGCGCCAAGGCGGATCCCGCGCGTTATGTGCTGGTGGACGCCGCTCAGCCGCTGGCGCAGGTTCAGCAGTCTCTGGATGCCTTGCTGCCACGCCTGCTGGAGTTGACCCGTGGCTGA
- the mltG gene encoding endolytic transglycosylase MltG, which translates to MRRKFLLLLETGLVLAGLLAGACAWKIDSALKQPLNIAQEELLDVPKGTTPNRTFIRLEADGVIKDAFWLRVYWRFNLAGQPLHSGEYRMVPGMTVEGLIDLWKRGEMVQYSLTLVEGWNFHQVRAALAKDEKLEQTLNGLSDSQVMDKLGHGGIFPEGRFFPDTYRFVRGMTDVDLLKKAYDRLDEVLAKEWSQRAADVPYTEPYQALIMASLVEKETGVPQERGQIAGVFVRRMEMGMLLQTDPTVIYGLGDRYNGKLTRAHLKEPTPYNTYLIAGLPPTPIAMVGREAIHAALNPADGNSLYFVARGDGSHVFSDDLDAHNNAVREFQLNRRADYRSSPAPAVTPQAEDAQAPIPTASPDTTLEEVPQAVPDSSQAPATAPEPAPEPDAPTPQSPQ; encoded by the coding sequence GTGAGACGTAAATTCTTGCTGCTGCTGGAAACCGGACTGGTTCTGGCGGGGCTGTTGGCGGGCGCTTGCGCCTGGAAAATCGATTCGGCGCTGAAACAGCCGCTGAACATCGCCCAGGAAGAGCTGCTGGACGTGCCCAAAGGCACTACACCAAACCGCACTTTCATTCGACTCGAAGCCGATGGCGTCATCAAGGACGCTTTCTGGCTGCGGGTGTATTGGCGTTTCAATCTCGCCGGACAACCGCTGCACAGCGGCGAATACCGCATGGTTCCGGGTATGACGGTCGAAGGGTTGATCGACCTGTGGAAGCGCGGGGAAATGGTTCAGTACAGCCTGACGCTGGTCGAAGGCTGGAACTTCCATCAGGTCCGCGCAGCCTTGGCCAAGGATGAAAAACTCGAGCAGACCCTGAACGGTTTGAGCGACAGCCAGGTCATGGACAAGCTCGGTCATGGCGGGATTTTCCCGGAAGGGCGATTCTTCCCTGACACGTACCGTTTCGTGCGTGGCATGACTGATGTCGATCTGCTCAAGAAAGCCTACGACCGCCTTGACGAGGTTCTCGCCAAGGAATGGAGTCAGCGAGCTGCCGACGTGCCCTATACCGAACCCTATCAGGCGCTGATCATGGCTTCGCTGGTGGAAAAGGAAACCGGTGTGCCACAGGAACGCGGGCAGATCGCCGGCGTGTTCGTGCGGCGGATGGAAATGGGGATGCTGCTGCAAACCGATCCGACGGTAATCTATGGCTTGGGTGATCGTTATAACGGCAAGTTGACCCGCGCCCATCTCAAGGAGCCGACACCGTATAACACTTACCTGATCGCCGGCCTGCCACCGACGCCGATTGCGATGGTGGGGCGCGAAGCGATCCATGCGGCGTTGAATCCCGCCGACGGCAATAGTCTGTATTTTGTTGCGCGCGGTGACGGCAGCCACGTGTTCTCGGATGATCTGGATGCTCATAACAACGCGGTGCGGGAGTTTCAGCTGAATCGACGTGCCGATTACCGCTCCAGTCCGGCGCCGGCTGTTACGCCGCAGGCGGAGGATGCCCAGGCACCGATTCCGACGGCTTCGCCTGATACAACGCTCGAAGAAGTGCCGCAAGCAGTGCCGGACTCTTCGCAAGCGCCTGCGACAGCACCTGAGCCAGCACCCGAGCCGGATGCTCCGACGCCGCAAAGCCCGCAATGA
- the pabC gene encoding aminodeoxychorismate lyase → MDSWVDGQPADALSLKDRGLAYGDGLFETLLVKGGQPLLLDRHLARLAEGCSRLAITTDHALIRAELLAYAAALGEGVLKLILTRGDGLRGYAPDPSARARRILQGNPPAAYPAVHAKQGIRLFPCATRLSKQPLLAGLKHLNRLEQVIARSEWQDTEHAEGLMLDQVGRVIEGVFSNLFLVRDGVLVTADLKRCGVAGVMRAELLFQAESSGISTHITDITLEQLQWADEVFVCNSVYGIWPVRAYAALSWPVGPLTRKLQTIARALLDA, encoded by the coding sequence ATGGACAGCTGGGTCGACGGTCAACCGGCTGACGCTTTGTCGCTGAAGGATCGCGGCCTGGCTTACGGTGATGGTCTGTTCGAGACCCTCTTGGTCAAGGGTGGGCAGCCGTTGCTGCTGGATCGACATTTGGCGCGTCTGGCCGAGGGTTGTTCGCGCCTGGCGATTACCACCGACCATGCGCTGATCCGGGCGGAGCTGCTGGCCTATGCCGCAGCGCTGGGCGAAGGCGTGCTCAAGCTCATCCTCACTCGAGGCGACGGTCTGCGTGGTTACGCCCCTGATCCCTCGGCCCGGGCCAGGCGCATTCTGCAAGGTAATCCTCCTGCGGCCTATCCGGCGGTGCATGCGAAACAGGGCATTCGCCTGTTCCCTTGTGCGACACGGCTTTCCAAACAGCCATTGCTCGCCGGTCTTAAACATCTGAATCGTCTGGAGCAGGTTATCGCCCGTTCCGAATGGCAGGACACCGAGCATGCCGAAGGCTTGATGCTGGATCAGGTGGGGCGGGTGATTGAAGGTGTGTTCAGTAATCTGTTCCTGGTGCGTGATGGCGTGCTGGTGACCGCCGATCTCAAACGTTGTGGCGTGGCTGGCGTGATGCGCGCAGAATTATTGTTTCAAGCCGAGTCATCGGGGATCTCCACACACATCACCGATATCACCCTCGAGCAGCTGCAGTGGGCTGACGAGGTCTTTGTCTGCAACAGCGTGTATGGCATTTGGCCGGTGCGCGCCTATGCCGCACTGAGCTGGCCGGTTGGGCCGCTCACCCGTAAACTCCAAACCATTGCCCGTGCGCTACTGGATGCTTGA
- the fabF gene encoding beta-ketoacyl-ACP synthase II: protein MSRRRVVVTGMGMLSPLGTDVPSSWQGILAGRSGIGLIEHTDLSAYSTRFGGSVKGFNVEEYLSVKEARKLDLFIQYGLAAGFQAVRNAGLEVTDANRERIGVAMGSGIGGLTNIEDTSRTLHDSGPRRISPFFVPGSIINMISGFLSIHLGAQGPNYAIATACTTGTHCIGMAARNIMYDEADVMIAGGAEMAACGLGMGGFGASRALSTRNDEPTRASRPWDKGRDGFVLSDGAGALVLEELEHAKARGATIYAELIGFGTSGDAYHMTSPPADGAGAARCITNALRDAKINGDQVQYINAHGTSTSAGDLAEACAIKSVFGDHAYKLAVSSTKSMTGHLLGAAGAVEAIFSVLAINSQVAPPTINLDEPDEGCDLDFVPHTARGMDIDVVLSNSFGFGGTNGSLVFRRFAD from the coding sequence GTGTCGCGTAGACGCGTCGTAGTCACCGGTATGGGTATGTTGTCGCCACTGGGCACGGATGTGCCGAGCAGTTGGCAGGGCATTCTGGCTGGCCGCAGTGGCATTGGTCTGATCGAACACACCGACCTTTCTGCCTATTCCACCCGTTTTGGCGGCTCGGTAAAGGGCTTCAATGTCGAGGAATACCTGTCGGTCAAGGAAGCCCGTAAACTCGACCTGTTCATTCAATACGGTCTGGCTGCCGGTTTTCAGGCTGTGCGTAACGCAGGTCTTGAGGTCACCGACGCCAATCGCGAGCGTATCGGCGTGGCCATGGGGTCGGGTATTGGCGGTCTGACCAATATCGAAGACACCAGCCGTACACTGCATGATTCCGGTCCGCGACGGATTTCTCCGTTTTTCGTGCCGGGCTCGATCATCAATATGATTTCCGGTTTCCTGTCCATCCATCTGGGGGCACAGGGGCCTAACTACGCCATCGCCACGGCGTGTACCACCGGTACGCACTGCATTGGCATGGCGGCGCGCAACATCATGTACGACGAAGCCGACGTGATGATTGCCGGTGGCGCCGAAATGGCCGCGTGTGGTCTGGGTATGGGTGGCTTCGGTGCCTCCCGTGCATTGTCGACCCGCAACGACGAGCCGACCCGTGCCAGCCGTCCATGGGACAAGGGCCGTGATGGCTTCGTGTTGTCCGACGGCGCCGGCGCGCTGGTTCTCGAAGAACTGGAGCACGCCAAGGCCCGTGGTGCGACCATTTACGCCGAGCTGATCGGTTTCGGCACCAGTGGCGATGCTTACCACATGACCTCGCCACCGGCCGATGGCGCGGGTGCTGCGCGTTGCATCACCAATGCCTTGCGCGATGCGAAGATCAATGGCGACCAGGTGCAGTACATCAACGCCCACGGCACCTCGACCTCGGCCGGCGACCTCGCCGAAGCCTGTGCGATCAAATCGGTGTTCGGCGATCACGCCTACAAACTGGCCGTCAGTTCGACCAAGTCCATGACTGGTCACCTGCTGGGTGCGGCCGGCGCGGTCGAGGCGATTTTCAGTGTACTGGCCATCAACAGTCAGGTCGCCCCGCCGACCATCAACCTCGATGAGCCGGACGAAGGCTGCGACCTCGACTTCGTACCCCACACCGCGCGCGGCATGGATATCGACGTGGTGCTGTCCAACTCCTTCGGGTTTGGCGGTACCAATGGCTCGCTGGTGTTCCGCCGGTTCGCTGACTGA
- the acpP gene encoding acyl carrier protein, which produces MSTIEERVKKIVAEQLGVKEEEVVNTASFVEDLGADSLDTVELVMALEEEFETEIPDEEAEKITTVQAAIDYVNSHQA; this is translated from the coding sequence ATGAGCACCATCGAAGAGCGCGTCAAGAAAATCGTTGCTGAGCAACTGGGCGTTAAAGAAGAAGAAGTGGTCAACACCGCTTCCTTCGTTGAAGACCTGGGTGCCGACTCCCTTGACACCGTTGAGCTGGTGATGGCTCTGGAAGAGGAATTCGAGACCGAAATCCCTGACGAAGAAGCTGAGAAAATCACTACTGTACAAGCAGCAATCGACTACGTTAACAGCCATCAGGCGTAA
- the fabG gene encoding 3-oxoacyl-ACP reductase FabG, producing the protein MSLQGKVALVTGASRGIGQAIALELGRQGAIVVGTATSASGAERIAATLKENGIQGTGLELNVTSDESVAAVLASIQEQFGAPAILVNNAGITRDNLMMRMKDDEWHDVVDTNLNSLFRLSKGVLRGMTKARWGRIISIGSVVGAMGNAGQVNYAAAKAGLEGFSRALAREVGSRSITVNSVAPGFIDTDMTRELPEAQREALQTQIPLGRLGQAQEIASVVAFLASDGAAYVTGATIPVNGGMYMS; encoded by the coding sequence ATGAGTCTGCAAGGTAAAGTTGCACTGGTCACCGGTGCCAGCCGTGGTATCGGCCAGGCTATCGCTCTGGAGCTGGGTCGTCAGGGTGCCATCGTTGTCGGCACCGCGACCTCCGCTTCGGGGGCCGAGCGTATCGCCGCTACCCTGAAAGAAAACGGTATTCAGGGTACTGGCCTGGAACTCAATGTCACCAGCGACGAGTCCGTAGCGGCTGTGTTGGCGAGCATTCAGGAGCAGTTCGGAGCGCCGGCGATCCTGGTCAATAATGCCGGTATTACCCGCGATAATCTGATGATGCGCATGAAAGATGACGAATGGCATGACGTCGTCGATACCAATCTGAACAGTCTGTTCCGCCTGTCCAAGGGCGTTTTGCGCGGTATGACCAAAGCCCGTTGGGGACGAATTATCAGTATTGGCTCGGTTGTGGGTGCCATGGGCAACGCAGGCCAAGTAAACTATGCAGCCGCCAAGGCCGGTCTGGAAGGTTTCAGCCGTGCACTGGCGCGTGAAGTCGGTTCGCGTTCGATTACGGTAAACTCGGTGGCCCCAGGGTTCATCGACACCGATATGACCCGTGAACTGCCCGAGGCGCAGCGTGAAGCCTTGCAGACGCAGATTCCGCTGGGTCGTCTGGGGCAAGCTCAAGAGATCGCGTCTGTGGTCGCTTTTCTTGCATCCGACGGTGCGGCTTACGTTACTGGGGCTACAATCCCGGTGAACGGCGGGATGTACATGAGTTAA
- the fabD gene encoding ACP S-malonyltransferase: MSASLAFVFPGQGSQSLGMLAELGAQHPVVLETFKEASDALGYDLWALTQQGPEEQLNQTDKTQPAILTASIALWRLWLAEGGARPAYVAGHSLGEYSALVAAGSLSLGDAVKLVERRGQLMQEAVPAGQGGMAAILGLDDADVLAACAEAAQGEVVSAVNFNSPGQVVIAGAKAAVERAIEGCKARGAKRAMPLPVSVPSHCELMRPAAERFAESIAAIDWQAPQIPVVQNVSADVPADLETLKRDLLEQLYKPVRWVESVQALAAKGATQLVECGPGKVLAGLNKRCAEGVSTSNLNTPDAFAAARAALA; encoded by the coding sequence ATGTCTGCTTCCCTCGCATTCGTCTTTCCAGGACAAGGTTCGCAGTCCCTCGGCATGCTGGCCGAGCTGGGCGCGCAACATCCAGTAGTCCTCGAAACATTCAAAGAAGCTTCCGATGCTCTGGGTTACGACCTGTGGGCGCTGACCCAGCAAGGGCCGGAAGAGCAACTCAATCAAACCGATAAAACCCAGCCGGCCATTCTGACCGCCTCGATCGCCTTGTGGCGCCTGTGGCTGGCTGAAGGTGGCGCGCGTCCGGCTTACGTTGCCGGTCACAGCCTGGGCGAATACAGCGCTCTGGTGGCTGCGGGCAGCCTGAGCCTGGGCGATGCGGTGAAGCTGGTAGAGCGTCGCGGTCAGCTGATGCAGGAAGCTGTTCCGGCGGGGCAGGGTGGCATGGCCGCTATCCTGGGGCTGGACGATGCCGACGTGTTGGCAGCCTGCGCCGAAGCGGCGCAAGGCGAAGTGGTCAGTGCGGTCAACTTCAACTCCCCGGGTCAGGTAGTGATCGCCGGCGCCAAGGCCGCGGTCGAGCGCGCCATCGAAGGCTGCAAGGCGCGTGGTGCCAAGCGTGCCATGCCGTTGCCGGTCAGCGTGCCGTCCCACTGCGAGCTGATGCGTCCGGCCGCCGAGCGGTTCGCCGAGTCGATCGCTGCGATCGACTGGCAGGCACCGCAGATCCCGGTGGTACAGAACGTCAGTGCCGACGTACCGGCCGACCTGGAAACGCTCAAGCGCGATCTGCTCGAGCAGCTCTACAAGCCTGTGCGCTGGGTCGAATCGGTCCAGGCGCTGGCTGCCAAAGGCGCGACCCAACTGGTCGAGTGCGGCCCAGGCAAGGTCCTGGCCGGTCTGAACAAGCGTTGCGCCGAAGGCGTATCGACCTCTAACCTCAATACCCCAGACGCTTTCGCTGCCGCCCGTGCAGCGCTGGCCTGA
- the plsX gene encoding phosphate acyltransferase PlsX, producing MSAQVIAIDAMGGDFGPRSIVQASLACLSATPSLHLALVGQPSLLEELIAGQPAVDRSRLSIVPASEVITMDEKPSQALRGKPDSSMRVALELLRDGKVQACVSAGNTGALMALSRFVLKTLPGIDRPAMVAAIPTEKGFCQLLDLGANVDCSAEHLLQFAVMGSVAAQALGVVRPRVALLNIGTEDIKGNQQVKLAATLLQNARGLNYIGFVEGDGLYRGEADVVVCDGFVGNILLKSSEGLATMIAGRIEAQFKKNFASKLVGALALPLMKRLQAELAPARHNGASFLGLQGIVVKSHGSAGVQGFQSAIQRALIEIQENLPERLHGRLEDLLP from the coding sequence TTGTCCGCTCAAGTCATCGCGATTGACGCAATGGGCGGGGACTTCGGTCCCCGCAGCATTGTTCAGGCCAGCCTTGCTTGTCTGTCTGCTACGCCCTCGCTGCACCTGGCCCTTGTCGGTCAACCCTCCCTTCTTGAAGAATTGATCGCTGGCCAGCCGGCTGTGGATCGCTCGCGCCTGTCGATTGTGCCGGCGTCTGAAGTCATCACCATGGACGAAAAACCTTCCCAGGCCTTGCGTGGCAAGCCAGATTCGTCAATGCGCGTGGCGCTGGAATTGTTGCGTGATGGCAAGGTCCAGGCTTGTGTCAGTGCCGGCAATACCGGTGCGCTGATGGCGTTGTCGCGGTTTGTCCTCAAAACCCTGCCGGGGATCGATCGGCCGGCCATGGTCGCTGCCATTCCGACCGAGAAAGGTTTCTGTCAGTTACTCGATCTGGGTGCCAATGTCGATTGCAGTGCCGAGCATCTGTTGCAGTTTGCGGTGATGGGGTCGGTGGCGGCGCAAGCCTTGGGTGTCGTTCGTCCGCGGGTCGCGTTGCTGAATATCGGCACCGAGGACATCAAGGGCAATCAGCAGGTCAAGCTGGCGGCGACCCTGCTGCAAAATGCGCGTGGCTTGAACTACATCGGGTTTGTCGAGGGTGATGGTTTGTACCGTGGCGAGGCGGATGTGGTGGTGTGTGACGGCTTTGTCGGCAATATCCTGCTCAAATCCAGTGAGGGTCTGGCGACCATGATCGCCGGGCGCATCGAGGCCCAGTTCAAGAAAAATTTCGCTTCGAAACTGGTAGGCGCGCTGGCGCTGCCGCTGATGAAGCGGTTGCAGGCCGAGCTGGCACCGGCGCGACATAACGGCGCAAGTTTCCTCGGTTTGCAGGGAATTGTTGTGAAAAGCCACGGTTCGGCGGGGGTTCAGGGTTTTCAGAGTGCGATTCAGCGCGCCTTGATCGAGATCCAGGAAAACTTGCCGGAACGGCTTCACGGGCGCCTGGAGGATTTGTTGCCTTAG
- the rpmF gene encoding 50S ribosomal protein L32, whose translation MAVQQNKKSRSARDMRRSHDALEASTLSVEKTTGEVHLRHHVSPEGVYRGRKVIDKGADE comes from the coding sequence ATGGCTGTTCAGCAGAACAAAAAATCCCGCTCTGCCCGTGACATGCGTCGTTCGCACGACGCTCTCGAGGCTAGCACCCTGTCTGTAGAAAAAACCACCGGTGAAGTTCACCTGCGTCACCACGTATCGCCAGAAGGCGTATACCGTGGCCGTAAAGTGATCGACAAGGGCGCCGACGAGTAA
- a CDS encoding YceD family protein has product MLNDPIPPHVDPRKLADRGTTLQGEMLLADLERLCDPLSDNVGTVQAKFVFERDERKSVVIHSFIDTEVKMVCQRCLELVTLPIHSECSYAVVKEGANTQSLPKGYDVLELGEDPLDLQSLIEEELLLALPIVPAHHPEECQQPAGADEPEPSEDEVTRSNPFSVLAQLKRDPNV; this is encoded by the coding sequence ATGTTGAATGACCCGATTCCACCTCACGTTGACCCGCGCAAATTGGCTGACCGTGGCACCACCCTCCAAGGTGAAATGCTGCTGGCCGATTTGGAGAGACTCTGCGACCCGCTTTCCGACAATGTCGGTACGGTGCAGGCTAAATTCGTTTTTGAACGAGATGAACGTAAGTCTGTGGTAATCCACAGCTTTATCGACACCGAAGTCAAAATGGTTTGCCAGCGTTGTCTTGAGCTGGTCACCCTGCCGATCCATAGCGAATGCAGTTATGCTGTGGTGAAGGAGGGTGCGAATACCCAGTCGTTGCCGAAAGGTTATGACGTGCTGGAACTGGGCGAAGATCCATTGGATCTGCAGTCACTGATCGAGGAGGAGCTTCTGCTCGCCTTGCCCATTGTGCCTGCTCATCATCCGGAAGAATGCCAGCAGCCGGCGGGAGCAGATGAGCCCGAACCGAGCGAGGACGAGGTAACGCGGTCCAACCCGTTCAGTGTATTGGCGCAGTTAAAGCGTGACCCAAACGTTTAG
- a CDS encoding nucleoside triphosphate pyrophosphatase, translating into MLPLLLASSSVYRRKLLARLQLPFTCSSPDIDESHHAHEPAIELVKRLAEEKARALAASHPAHLIIGSDQVAVLGEQIIGKPHTFEKAREQLLASSGASVTFLTGLALLNSQTGHCQVDCVPFTVHMRTLDQARIERYLHAEQPYDCAGSFKAEGLGVSLFQSTEGPDATSLIGLPLIRLIDMLLAEGVQIP; encoded by the coding sequence ATGCTGCCTTTATTACTTGCTTCAAGTTCGGTTTATCGCCGGAAATTGCTGGCCCGCCTGCAGTTGCCATTTACTTGCAGCTCGCCGGATATCGACGAAAGCCATCACGCCCACGAGCCAGCCATCGAATTGGTAAAGCGCCTCGCCGAAGAAAAAGCCCGCGCACTTGCAGCCAGCCATCCCGCCCATCTGATCATCGGCTCGGACCAGGTCGCGGTACTGGGCGAACAGATTATCGGCAAGCCTCACACCTTCGAAAAGGCCCGCGAACAACTGTTGGCATCCAGCGGCGCCAGCGTGACGTTCCTGACCGGCCTGGCACTCCTCAACAGTCAAACCGGCCACTGCCAGGTCGACTGCGTGCCGTTTACCGTACATATGCGCACGCTTGATCAGGCGCGCATCGAACGTTACCTGCACGCCGAACAGCCCTACGACTGCGCTGGCAGCTTCAAGGCCGAAGGTTTGGGGGTGAGCCTGTTTCAAAGCACCGAAGGCCCTGACGCCACCAGCCTGATCGGCCTGCCGCTGATTCGCCTGATCGATATGCTGTTGGCTGAAGGCGTGCAAATACCCTAA
- the sppA gene encoding signal peptide peptidase SppA: MTDEWKAPAKASAESGDEKSWKLLEKTLLAGVQEQRRSRRWGIFFKSLTFLYLLGALILLSPLISKEKGASLGSGYTALIDVTGMIADKEPASADNIVSSLRAAFEDKKVKGVILRINSPGGSPVQSGYVYDEIRRLRGLNPGTKVYAVISDLGASGAYYIASAADQIYADKASLVGSIGVTAAGYGFVGTMEKLGVERRTYTSGEHKSFLDPFQPQKPAETQFWQGVLDTTHQQFISSVKKGRGDRLKDKEHPELFSGLVWSGEQALSLGLIDGLGNASSVARDVIGEKELVDFTVEESPFDRFSKKLGASVAEHLAMWMGFQGPSLR, from the coding sequence ATGACCGACGAATGGAAAGCGCCCGCCAAGGCGAGCGCGGAAAGCGGTGACGAGAAAAGCTGGAAGCTGCTGGAAAAAACCTTGCTGGCTGGTGTGCAGGAACAGCGGCGGTCCCGTCGCTGGGGGATATTCTTCAAGTCGCTGACTTTTTTGTACCTGCTTGGCGCGTTGATTCTGTTATCGCCGTTGATAAGCAAGGAGAAAGGCGCGAGCCTCGGCTCTGGCTATACGGCGCTGATCGATGTGACGGGTATGATTGCCGACAAGGAGCCGGCCAGCGCCGACAATATCGTCAGCAGCCTGCGTGCGGCCTTCGAGGACAAGAAGGTCAAGGGTGTGATTCTGCGAATCAACAGCCCTGGCGGTAGTCCGGTGCAGTCGGGTTATGTCTATGACGAGATTCGTCGTTTGCGCGGCCTGAATCCGGGTACCAAGGTTTATGCGGTGATCTCGGACCTGGGCGCTTCCGGTGCCTATTACATCGCTAGCGCGGCGGATCAGATATACGCCGACAAGGCGAGCCTGGTGGGGTCCATCGGTGTGACAGCGGCCGGTTACGGTTTTGTCGGGACCATGGAGAAGTTGGGTGTGGAGCGTCGTACCTACACCTCGGGCGAGCACAAGTCGTTCCTCGATCCGTTCCAGCCACAGAAGCCCGCGGAAACCCAGTTCTGGCAGGGCGTGCTCGATACCACTCATCAGCAGTTCATCAGCAGCGTCAAGAAGGGCCGTGGTGATCGTCTCAAGGATAAGGAGCATCCGGAGTTGTTCTCCGGGTTGGTCTGGTCGGGTGAGCAAGCGCTGTCGCTGGGCTTGATCGATGGTCTGGGCAATGCCAGTTCTGTCGCGCGCGATGTGATCGGCGAGAAGGAGTTGGTGGATTTCACTGTTGAGGAATCGCCATTCGATCGCTTCTCGAAAAAGCTCGGCGCCAGCGTGGCGGAGCATTTGGCAATGTGGATGGGCTTTCAGGGGCCTTCGCTTCGCTGA